One Branchiostoma lanceolatum isolate klBraLanc5 chromosome 18, klBraLanc5.hap2, whole genome shotgun sequence DNA window includes the following coding sequences:
- the LOC136423975 gene encoding mucin-2-like, giving the protein MVFDGGISVVPTVEQETTAPVVSIVPTVEQETTTPIVSTVPKIEQETTAPVVSVVPTVEKETTAFVVSIVPTTEQETTNGTVSVIPTTEQETTTPVEQETTAPVEQETTISVEQDTTAPVEQDTTSPVEQDTTSPVEQETTPPIEHDTTSPVEQYTTSPVEQETTSPVEQDTTASVEQETTAPVEQDTTAPVEQETTSPVEQETTSPVEQDTTASVEQETTAPVEQDTTAPVEQETTAPVEQETTAPVEQETTAPVEQETTAPVEQYTTSPAEQDTTASVEQETTALVVSIVPTLEQETTNGAVSVIPTVEQDTTDASGTIIPTAEFQTTTEITAATTTVPNETTAKMSTAPTTVQQTTARESTSETTQLLTTTVVSTSDTKTNEQATAGASTTATATEHPSSTDTSTTTARYQTTTPLTTDKTVHRPTTTAEATMTRDKTTAKTTTSTTTQDEITTEKSTVAATTKIQTTMPASAATQDETSIHVSVVVPTTEESATATTNATVSMIPTTESGATTAESEVTTDIVTTENIATVIVSTEKPDITTDMVSTEAVATTRSTTDERDVTTVVATTDDKTTARHTTEEPEITTDIATTEAVATTTDSTIAPEITTGMISTEGVTTASFTTEEPDVTTIFTTTKGVSTSLTTAAATTMTNETTMAMSTALTTNQQTTIRATTSAAVSIIPTEEEQESTIHMSTVAATTEYFSTEASSTVATTKPDETTVPTAVATTQPLATESVSTAAKAQDDTTVQTAAATTQPPSTEAAPIVVTTKSTLSVQQETTKEVVSIFPTTEEHSTKETRDDTTLAVSSVAASTELPTTEAMSTAVTTMQVDTTIGVSTTTGEQTSTAAVSTQDKATTMATSAATTTKYHTMSTFPVEQETTSDVVSIFPTSEEEVITLSSTPVPNVTTDGMTKKTDTTSGSITEEPDITTDMISTEAVATIIVSTDQPDGTTDMNTTEDVATTRVTTEEPKVTTVFATTDDETTTRHTTEEPKTTTDIATTEAVATVIGSTEAPEITTGMISTEAVTTASFTTEEPDITTTFTTTEDVTTSLPTEEPDVTTDMTTEDVTTASSTTTTELTTIEDETTTRHTTEEPEITTVIATTEAVATIQVSTEQPDSTTDTITTEAVATMKVSTEQQDSTTDTITTEGVRVPTIKVSTEQPASTTDKATTVAATSTATTTTKVQTTPPASTAGRTDTTISAPSTETTESSTFVTTTSPSVPGTTAVLSTVYMTTETPTTAAPKASTGVLSTRLPTTEEQTSSQITGIGSTEALTTASSTAKETDETVTTTKMTTMKATTRDQSTAVNTDAEAIDATTSPTTRTTLPLTTTNKITTGPLTTFKTVLETLGTTPVPKKGTSTITATMPFTTTSAKTSSQFTTETTQPETTVTTAGSTTRASTTTSTSTMSFTTSEKTTGHFSGVTKQTETTVPTASTTTRISTPASDTTTGKFTTITTEPTTTVASATPSRVSPTIGSTATMPFTTNEITTPQITTHRTILETLGTTAGPTTRASTIAYTTALPSTTSETTTEEVTTVTTKPATTFTTAGPSARASTITTATMPLTTTVKTTDQFTTETTARTAGDETTASSEASTIQTPSTTTETTVTTAGSTTRASSIESTATTPVTTSQETNNKTRDDRFNRWSYNKVFYNGIYCNNATSSNQSKDNKSFFNRNNKSRDDRFNRWSYNKVFYNSIYCNNATSSNQSKDNKSFFNRNNKSRDDRFNRWSYNKVFYNSIYCNNATSSNQSKDNKSFFNRNNKSRDDRFNRWSYNKVFYNSIYCNNATSNN; this is encoded by the exons TATCGGTTGTCCCAACGGTGGAGCAGGAGACTACAGCACCGGTCGTGTCTATTGTTCCAACAGTGGAGCAAGAGACTACAACACCGATTGTGTCGACTGTTCCAAAAATAGAACAAGAGACTACAGCACCAGTGGTGTCAGTTGTTCCAACAGTGGAGAAAGAGACTACAGCATTTGTAGTATCTATTGTTCCAACAACTGAGCAAGAGACAACCAATGGGACAGTATCAGTTATCCCAACAACAGAGCAAGAAACTACAACACCGGTAGAGCAAGAGACGACAGCACCGGTAGAGCAAGAGACTACAATATCGGTAGAGCAAGATACTACAGCACCGGTAGAGCAGGATACTACATCGCCGGTAGAGCAAGATACTACATCGCCGGTAGAGCAAGAGACTACACCGCCGATAGAGCATGATACTACATCACCGGTAGAGCAATATACTACATCACCGGTAGAGCAAGAGACTACATCGCCGGTAGAGCAGGATACTACAGCATCGGTAGAGCAAGAGACTACAGCACCGGTAGAGCAAGATACTACAGCACCGGTAGAGCAAGAGACTACATCACCGGTAGAGCAAGAGACTACATCGCCGGTAGAGCAGGATACTACAGCATCGGTAGAGCAAGAGACTACAGCACCGGTAGAGCAAGATACTACAGCACCGGTAGAGCAAGAGACTACAGCACCGGTAGAGCAAGAGACTACAGCACCGGTAGAGCAAGAGACTACAGCACCGGTAGAGCAAGAGACTACAGCACCGGTAGAGCAATATACTACATCGCCGGCAGAGCAGGATACTACAGCATCGGTAGAGCAAGAGACTACAGCACTGGTGGTATCTATTGTTCCAACACTAGAGCAAGAGACTACAAATGGAGCGGTGTCAGTTATCCCAACGGTGGAGCAAGATACAACGGATGCGTCAGGGACCATAATTCCCACAGCAGAATTTCAGACGACGACGGAGATTACAGCTGCTACAACAACGGTGCCGAATGAAACCACAGCTAAGATGTCAACGGCACCAACGACAGTGCAGCAGACTACAGCAAGAGAATCAACTTCAGAAACAACACAGCTTCTGACCACCACAGTGGTGTCAACGTCTGACACAAAGACCAATGAGCAAGCTACAGCAGGAGCATCAACTACTGCTACAGCAACAGAGCACCCAAGTTCTACTGATACATCGACCACTACAGCACGGTATCAAACTACAACACCTTTGACCACTGATAAAACAGTACATAGACCTACCACGACTGCCGAGGCCACCATGACACGGGATAAGACAACAGCGAAGACGACAACTTCAACAACGACGCAAGATGAAATTACAACCGAGAAATCAACTGTTGCAGCGACGACAAAGATTCAAACCACCATGCCAGCGTCCGCTGCGACACAAGATGAAACCTCCATTCATGTGTCGGTTGTTGTGCCAACAACAGAGGAGTCAGCGACTGCAACAACGAATGCAACAGTGTCAATGATTCCAACAACAGAGTCAGGAGCTACAACCGCAGAATCAGAGGTTACAACGGACATTGTCACCACTGAGAACATAGCTACAGTAATAGTTTCAACTGAAAAACCGGATATTACAACGGACATGGTCAGCACTGAGGCTGTAGCTACAACACGCTCTACAACTGACGAGAGAGATGTTACAACGGTCGTTGCCACCACTGATGACAAAACTACAGCAAGACATACAACCGAGGAACCAGAGATTACAACGGACATTGCCACCACTGAGGCTGTAGCTACCACAACCGATTCAACTATAGCACCAGAAATTACAACGGGCATGATATCTACTGAGGGTGTAACTACAGCAAGCTTTACCACAGAGGAGCCAGATGTTACAACGATCTTTACCACCACTAAGGGTGTAAGTACAAGCTTAACAACTGCTGCTGCAACAACAATGACGAATGAAACCACAATGGCAATGTCTACCGCATTAACGACAAATCAGCAGACTACAATAAGGGCAACAACCAGTGCAGCAGTGTCTATTATTCCAACAGAAGAGGAACAGGAATCAACAATACACATGTCAACTGTTGCAGCGACTACAGAGTATTTCTCTACGGAAGCATCGTCCACCGTTGCAACAACAAAACCGGATGAGACCACAGTACCAACCGCTGTAGCAACTACACAGCCTCTGGCTACTGAATCAGTGTCGACAGCTGCAAAAGCACAAGATGACACCACAGTACAAACTGCCGCAGCAACTACACAGCCTCCCTCTACAGAAGCAGCCCCCATCGTTGTAACGACAAAGTCTACTCTATCAGTTCAACAGGAGACTACAAAAGAGGTAGTGTCAATTTTTCCTACAACAGAGGAACACAGCACTAAAGAGACAAGGGATGACACCACACTAGCCGTGTCATCAGTTGCAGCTTCAACAGAACTTCCAACCACCGAAGCGATGTCCACCGCTGTAACAACTATGCAGGTTGACACCACGATAGGAGTGTCAACAACGACAGGTGAACAAACTTCAACTGCTGCGGTATCGACACAGGATAAAGCGACAACAATGGCGACAAGTGCTGCAACAACTACAAAGTACCATACTATGTCTACTTTCCCAGTTGAGCAGGAGACCACAAGTGACGTAGTGTCAATATTTCCAACATCAGAAGAAGAGGTGATAACATTATCCTCCACTCCAGTACCAAATGTTACAACCGATGGAATGACTAAAAAGACTGACACCACATCAGGATCTATAACTGAAGAACCAGATATTACAACGGACATGATCAGCACTGAGGCTGTAGCTACGATAATAGTTTCAACTGACCAACCAGACGGTACAACTGACATGAACACTACTGAGGATGTAGCTACAACAAGAGTTACAACTGAAGAGCCAAAGGTTACAACTGTCTTTGCCACCACTGATGATGAAACTACAACAAGGCATACAACGGAAGAACCAAAGACTACAACGGACATTGCCACCACTGAGGCTGTAGCTACAGTAATAGGTTCAACTGAAGCACCAGAAATTACAACGGGAATGATCTCTACTGAGGCTGTAACTACAGCAAGCTTTACCACAGAGGAGCCAGATATTACAACGACCTTTACCACCACTGAGGATGTAACTACAAGCTTACCAACTGAGGAGCCAGATGTTACAACTGACATGACCACTGAGGATGTAACTACAGCAAGCTCTACAACTACAACGGAGTTAACCACCATTGAGGATGAAACTACAACAAGGCATACAACCGAAGAACCAGAGATTACAACGGTCATTGCCACAACTGAGGCTGTAGCTACAATACAAGTTTCAACTGAACAACCAGATAGTACAACGGACACGATCACCACTGAGGCTGTAGCTACAATGAAAGTTTCAACTGAGCAACAAGATAGTACAACGGACACGATCACCACTGAGGGTGTACGTGTACCTACAATAAAAGTTTCGACTGAACAACCAGCTAGTACAACGGACAAAGCCACTACCGTGGCTGCAACCTCAACTGCTACAACGACTACCAAAGTCCAAACTACACCACCAGCGTCAACTGCCGGAAGAACCGATACCACCATATCGGCTCCGAGTACAGAAACAACAGAGTCGTCGACTTTTGTTACAACAACGTCGCCGAGCGTTCCGGGCACCACGGCTGTATTGAGCACAGTTTACATGACAACAGAGACACCGACAACTGCAGCACCTAAAGCGTCTACAGGCGTGTTGAGCACTAGGCTTCCTACAACAGAAGAACAGACATCATCTCAAATAACGGGAATTGGCAGCACCGAGGCTCTAACTACAGCAAGCTCGACTGCGAAAGAAACAGATG AGACTGTTACAACTACCAAGATGACAACAATGAAGGCAACAACACGTGACCAGTCCACAGCTGTAAACACAGATGCGGAGGCGATTGACGCAACTACGAGCCCTACAACAAGAACAACGCTGCCActtacaacaacaaacaaaataacaactgGTCCATTAACAACATTTAAAACAGTACTAGAGACGCTAGGCACAACACCTGTTCCTAAAAAAGGGACTTCTACGATTACAGCAACAATGCCATTTACAACAACAAGCGCCAAAACATCTAGCCAGTTCACAACTGAAACGACACAACCAGAAACGACAGTCACCACTGCTGGTTCTACAACAAGGGCCTCTACAACAACATCCACTTCAACCATGTCATTTACGACAAGTGAAAAGACAACAGGCCACTTCTCCGGTGTAACTAAACAAACGGAGACGACTGTACCAACCGCTAGTACTACAACAAGGATCTCGACACCAGCAAGTGATACAACAACTGGCAAGTTTACGACTATTACAACAGAACCAACCACGACAGTCGCATCTGCTACTCCTTCACGAGTGTCCCCTACAATAGGATCAACAGCAACAATGCCATTTACAACAAACGAAATAACAACGCCTCAGATCACAACTCATAGAACCATACTAGAGACGCTAGGCACAACCGCTGGTCCTACAACAAGGGCTTCTACAATAGCATATACTACAGCACTTCCCTCGACAACAAGTGAAACAACAACTGAGGAGGTAACAACTGTAACAACAAAGCCAGCAACAACGTTCACAACCGCCGGTCCCTCAGCAAGGGCCTCTACAATAACTACCGCAACTATGCCTCTTACGACAACTGTTAAAACAACTGATCAGTTCACTACAGAAACAACAGCTAGGACAGCTGGTGATGAAACAACAGCCTCTTCAGAGGCATCTACAATACAAACACCATCTACAACAACAG AAACGACAGTCACGACTGCTGGGTCTACAACAAGGGCTTCCTCTATAGAATCCACTGCAACAACGCCAGTTACAACAAGTCAAGAAAC aaacaacaaaacCAGAGACGACCGTTTCAACCGCTGGTCCTACAACAAGGTCTTCTACAATGGCATCTACTGCAACAACGCCACTTCAAGCAACCAGTCAAAAGACAACAAGTCATTTTTCAACCGAAACAACAAAAGCAGAGACGACCGTTTCAACCGCTGGTCCTACAACAAGGTCTTCTACAATAGCATCTACTGCAACAACGCCACTTCAAGCAACCAGTCAAAAGACAACAAGTCATTTTTCAACCGAAACAACAAAAGCAGAGACGACCGTTTCAACCGCTGGTCCTACAACAAGGTCTTCTACAATAGCATCTACTGCAACAACGCCACTTCAAGCAACCAGTCAAAAGACAACAAGTCATTTTTCAACCGAAACAACAAAAGCAGAGACGACCGTTTCAACCGCTGGTCCTACAACAAGGTCTTCTACAATAGCATCTACTGCAACAACGCCACTTCAAACAACTAG